The Streptomyces armeniacus genomic interval GCCGTCGTCTTCGCGGAGCACGCCGCCACCGCCTTCGGCACCTGCGGCCCGGCCGGGCTCGACGCGCGCGCGGGCGCCGAACTCCTCGCCGCCTGGCTGGAGATCGCCCTCGGCCGGAACGGCGCCGCCGCCGAACGCGCCGCCCGCGTGCTCGACGCCTGTCCGGAGGACGCGGACGACCCGGACGGCGCGCTGGAGAGCCGCCGCCGGGAGGCCGCGGCCGTACTGGAGGAGGCGTCGGCCGCCGGCTGACAGCGGCTCAGTACGTGCGGCGCGCTCCCGTACGTGCGGCGCGCTCCCGTACGTGTGCGTCGTGATCCCCTACGCCACCCGCGCCGTGTCCAGCACCACCCGCGCCACCAGCGCCGGATTGTCGTTCATCGGCACGTGCCCGCAGCCCCGCAGGCGTACGAGCCGCGCGCCCGGGATCGTCTTCTTGGCGCGCACGCCCTGCCGCCGCAGCAGCAGCCGGTCCCGGTCGCCCCAGCCGATCGTCACCGGGACGTCCGGCACGTCGCTCGTGAACAGCGTGTCGGGGCGGCGCGACGCGGCCAGCGTCGCCGCGAAGCCCTCCGCGTCGCGCAGCGCCGCCGTCTCGGCGACGACGGCCTCCGGCGAACGGCGCCCGGGATGCGCGTATATGGTGCTCGTCAGCGCCGTACGTCCGGCCGCCGACCGGGCCAGCCGCGCCACCAGCCCCTCCGGCATGCCGGAGGCGGCCGCGTGCATCCCGCGCAGCACCGACGAGGCGTAGATCCGCTCAGGCTCCGTCCAGAACCCGGCCGGCGAGAACGCCGTCACCGAGGCGGCGCGGCCGTGCAGTCCGAGGTCCAGCGCGAGCAGCCCGCCGAGCGAGTTGCCCACCACGTGCGGGCGTTCGAGGCCGAGCGCGGACAGGGCGGCGGTGAGCGCCGGGCGTATGCCCTCCCGGTCGTACGAGAGCCCCGGCGGCAGCCCGGGAGAGGCGCCCATGCCCGGCAGGTCCAGGGCGATGACCTCGTGCGAGGCGGCGAGCAGCGTCAGCACCGGCTCCCACGCCTGCCAGTGGTGCCCTATGCCGTGCAGCAGCACGACCGGTTCGCCGCTGCCGCGCCGCTCGTAGGCGAGGTCGAAGGCGGGCCGCCCCTCGGCGGCGGGGACGTGGACGACGGACTCGGTGGCCGGCACGGGTGCGTGCGCGGAGGCGACGGGCATGCGGGGCTCCTTCGGGGACACGGGGCACTGCGGTAGACACGATGTCAGCAAGAGGTGCGGGGTGGAAGAGTGTTACCGACCGGTCCGTACGGGGGTGTGCGCGCCGCCGCGCGCCCGGATGCGAGGATGACCGCGTGGCAGCAGACGACACCACCGGGGGAGACGACACCACCGCGGGCGACACGGCGACCGATGTCTTCGAGGAGCACCGCGGGTTCCTGCTGGGCGTCGCCTATCGCATGCTCGGCCGCGTCGCCGACGCCGAGGACGTCGTCCAGGAGAGCTGGCTGCGCTGGTCGGCCGCCGACCGCGAGAACGTGCGCGAGCCCCGCGCGTACCTCGCCCGCGTCACCACCCGGCTCGCCGTCGACCGGCTGCGCCAGGTGCAGTCGCGGCGCGAGACGTACGTCGGGCCGTGGCTGCCCGAGCCGCTGATCACCGACCTGCACGACGAGCCGGTGCCGGACAGCGCGGAACGGGTCGTGCTCGCCGAGTCGGTGTCGTTCGCCGTGCTGGTCGTGCTGGAGTCGCTGTCGCCGCTGGAGCGGGCGGTGTTCGTGCTCCGGGAGGCATTCGGGTTCCCGTTCGCGGAGATCGCGGCCACGCTGGAGCGGAGCGAGGCCGCCGTACGGCAGCTGGCGGGCCGCGCCCGCAAGCACGTGGAGGAGCGCAGGCCGCGGTTCGAGGTGGACCCGGCGCAGCAGCGCGACCTGACCGAGCGGTTCCTGGCCGCCGCCGTCGCGGGCGACCTGGAGGGGCTGCTCGCCGTACTCGCCCCGGACGTACGGCTGGTCGGCGACAGCGGCGGCAAGGCCAAGGCGCCGCTGCGGGTCATCGAGTCGGCCGGCAAGGTGGGCCGCTTCGTGGCCGCCGTCGGACAGGAGGAGATCCCGGACGCCGCCTTCACGTACGTGGAGATCAACGGCACCGTCGGGCTGCTCGTCACCAGCGGGGGCCGCCCGCACAGCGCGATCCTGCTGGACGTCGCGGACGGCCGCGTCCAGTCCGTCTACCTGCTCGCCAACCCCGACAAGCTCGCCCTGCTCGCACCCTGAGGCGCGCCCGTACGGTCGCGTGCGCGCCACCCTACGGATCGCGCGCCATCACCCGTACGGGCCGCGGATCAGAGGCCGCCGGCCACGCGCAGCACCGCACCGGTCGTGAACGACGCCTCCGGGGACAGCAGCCAGGCCACCGCGTTGGCGATCTCGTCCGGCTCACCGGGCCGCCGCAGAGGCGTGATCGTCGCCTTCTTCCAGGCGCGGTCGGGATCGCCCATGGCGGCGTGCATCTCCGTCAGCACGGAGCCGGGCTGGACGGAGTTGACCCGTACGCCCTCCGGGCCGAGCTCCTTGGCGAGGCCGACCGTCATCGCGTCCACCGCGGCCTTGGTGGCGGCGTAGTGCACGTACTCGCCGGGGCTGCCGAGCGTCGCAGCGCCCGAGGAGATGCTGACGATCGCGCCGCCGTGCCCGCCGTGCCGCTCGGACATCGCCAGTGCCGCGCGCCGCGCGCAGAGCAGCGCGCCCATCACGTTCACCTCGACGACGCGGCGCATCACGTCCGTGGAGGTCTCGGTGAAGCGGCCC includes:
- a CDS encoding alpha/beta fold hydrolase, translating into MPVASAHAPVPATESVVHVPAAEGRPAFDLAYERRGSGEPVVLLHGIGHHWQAWEPVLTLLAASHEVIALDLPGMGASPGLPPGLSYDREGIRPALTAALSALGLERPHVVGNSLGGLLALDLGLHGRAASVTAFSPAGFWTEPERIYASSVLRGMHAAASGMPEGLVARLARSAAGRTALTSTIYAHPGRRSPEAVVAETAALRDAEGFAATLAASRRPDTLFTSDVPDVPVTIGWGDRDRLLLRRQGVRAKKTIPGARLVRLRGCGHVPMNDNPALVARVVLDTARVA
- the sigJ gene encoding RNA polymerase sigma factor SigJ, encoding MLGRVADAEDVVQESWLRWSAADRENVREPRAYLARVTTRLAVDRLRQVQSRRETYVGPWLPEPLITDLHDEPVPDSAERVVLAESVSFAVLVVLESLSPLERAVFVLREAFGFPFAEIAATLERSEAAVRQLAGRARKHVEERRPRFEVDPAQQRDLTERFLAAAVAGDLEGLLAVLAPDVRLVGDSGGKAKAPLRVIESAGKVGRFVAAVGQEEIPDAAFTYVEINGTVGLLVTSGGRPHSAILLDVADGRVQSVYLLANPDKLALLAP
- a CDS encoding SDR family oxidoreductase, giving the protein MAQQKRRPVTVVTGGSRGIGAATAVRLARDGHSVGIGYERAAEAAEETAEAVRAAGVDAVTVQLDTSDEEQVDALFTTVHEQLGPVTGLVNNAGISGPLGRFTETSTDVMRRVVEVNVMGALLCARRAALAMSERHGGHGGAIVSISSGAATLGSPGEYVHYAATKAAVDAMTVGLAKELGPEGVRVNSVQPGSVLTEMHAAMGDPDRAWKKATITPLRRPGEPDEIANAVAWLLSPEASFTTGAVLRVAGGL